AATGATTAACATGGTAAAAATTACTGACTATATGTCAGAAGATTTGATTTCTCTAAATTTAAAATCGAAAACCAAGGCAGAGGTATTAATAGAACTTTCTAAACTGATGGAGAAATCTCCAAATATTGAAGAGGGAGATGATGTTGTTTACACGGCATTGGTAGATAGAGAAAAAATAGGAAGTACAGGAATAGGAAAAGGAGTAGCTATTCCCCACGCTAAAACAGAAGGAGCAAAAGGACTTACAATAGCATTTGGAATAAGCAGAGATAAAATTGACTTTAATTCAATGGATGAAGAGGATGTAAATATATTCTTTGTATTTGCTTCACCAAATAAAGATAGTCAAGTATATCTAAAAGTCCTTGCTAGAATCTCAAGACTTATAAGAGAGGAAAGTTTTAGACAGGGGCTTCTAAATTGCAAAAGTGCAAGAGAAGTAATAGATTATATCGATAAAAAAGAATCTGAGTAATATTAAAGAGGTATAGGTGAGTAATAATGAAATGCCCGTTTTGTAATTCTGAAGATACAAAAGTAGTAGATAGCCGTTCATTTATGGATGGATATTCTATTAAAAGAAGACGTGAATGCATAAATTGTCAAAAAAGATTTACAACATATGAAAAAGTGGAAGAGATTCCTTTATACATAGTTAAAAAAGATAAAAGAAGAGAAAAATTTGACAGGAATAAACTTTTAAGAGGGTTAACAGCTGCTACAATTAAAAGAAATATAAGCAGAGAGGAACTTGAAACTTTTGTATTGGAAATAGAAAAATCAATACAGAATTCACTTAGAAATGAGATAAGCACTAAGGAACTTGGAGAGATTGTAATGGAAAAATTATTGCATACTGACCAGGTTGCATATGTAAGATTTGTTTCAGTTTATAAGGAATTCAATGATATAAAATCTTTTATAGAGATAGTTGAAAAAATAAGTGATAACAAAGATAAAGAAATGGAGGAAAAACAGGAATGAGAATACTTTTTATGGGAACTCCTGAATTTGCAGTACCATGTTTTGATGTATTAAATAAAGAATATGGAATAATTGGGGCATTTACAAAAATTGACAAACCAAATATGAGAGGGAAGAAGATTAAATATACTCCAGTAAAGGAGTATGCATTGGGAAATAATATTCCAATTTATCAGCCAAATACTTTAAAAAGTAAGGAAACACAGGATTTGATAAAAGAATTAAATCCTGATCTTATAGTGGTTGTAGCTTATGGTAAGATTTTACCTAAGGAGATAATTGATATTCCTAAATATGGAGTAATCAATGTACACTCATCTCTTTTACCAAAATATAGAGGTGCAGCACCAATAAATGCAGCACTTATCCATGGAGAAGAGGAAACAGGAGTAAGTATTATGTATATAGCTGAAGAGCTTGATGCTGGAGATGTAATTCTTACTAAGAAAACTAAAATAACAGATGAGGATAATTTTGAATCTCTTCATGATAGATTACAGGCTTTAGGAGCAGAAGGACTTTTAGAAGCAGTAAAGCTAATTGAAAAAGGAGAAGCTCCAAGAGAGGTCCAAGATCATAGTAAAGCAACATTTGTTAAACCTTTTTCAAAGGAAGATTGCAGAATTGATTGGAATAAAACTGAAAGAGAGATATTCAACTTTGTAAGAGGAATGGATCCATTACCAACAGCATTTAGTATGTCAAATGATAAACTGTTTAAAATATATGCAGTAAAAGAAAATCATAAGGTATATGAAAATGGTGTTCCTGGAGAAGTAGTAGACAGAATAAAAAAACAGGGAGTAGTAGTTAAAACTGGAGATGGAAGTGTAATTCTAACTCAGGTAAAACCTGAAAATAAAAAAATTCTTACAGGTGTGGATATTATGAATGGAAATGTAATTAAAGTTGGAGATAAATTTAACTAGAAAGGTAATACAATGACAATATTAGATGGTAAAAATTTAGCAAAGAAAATTAGAAATGAAGTAAAGGAAGAAACAGCTCTTTTAATGGAGAAGACAGGGAAAAAACCAGGTCTTGCTATTGTGCTTGTAGGAGATGACCCAGCTTCTAAAATTTATGTAAACTCTAAAATAAAAGGTTGTAAAGAGATAGGTTTTGAAAGTTTTGCTCATTTTCTACCTGGAAATACTTCAGAAGAGGAGCTTTTAGATACGATAGATAAGCTTAACAGAGATGATAATGTAAATGGAATTTTAGTACAACTTCCATTACCTGATCATATAAATGAAAAAAAAGTAATTGCAAAAATAGCATTGGAAAAAGATGTAGATGGATTTAAACCTGAAAATCTAGGAATGCTTTTCTTAAATGATAAAGCAAGCATACATTCATGTACACCAGCAGGAATACTTAGACTTTTAGATGAATACAATATAGATCTTAAGGGAAAAGATGCAGTTATAGTTGGAAGAAGTAACATAGTTGGGAAACCTCTTGCAGGGCTTTTCATCAATAGGAGCGCAACTGTAACAGTATGTAACAGTAAGACTAAAGATTTAAAAGAAAAAACTAAAAATGCAGATGTAGTAGTTATGGCTGTAGGTAAAGCAAAACTTTTAACTGAAGATATGGTAAAAGATGGAGCTGTAATAGTTGATGTTGGAATCAATAGAACTGAAAATGGAATAGTAGGAGATGTTGATTTTGAAAATGTAGCACCAAAATGTAGTTTCATCACTCCAGTACCTGGTGGAGTAGGACCAATGACAGTGGCAATGCTTTTCCATAATACTTTAAAAGCTTTTAAAAATATTAATAATATAGAATAATCAAGGGAGATATAGTATGAAAAAAGAAGAAAAAAGAGAGTATTATATAGTTGATAAAAGAATACTTCCAAATTCTATCCAAAGTGTAATCAAGGTAAATGATTTGGTACAACACACTAATATTTCAAAATATGAAGCAATAAAAAAGGTAGGAATTAGTAGAAGTACATATTACAAATATAAAGATTATATAAAACCATTTTTCGAAAGTGGAAAGGAAAAAGTTTTTAACATCCATATGTCTTTAATTGATAAACCTGGAATTTTAGCAAAAATTCTTAATATAATTGCTGGAGAAGATATGAATATACTTACAATACTTCAAAATATTGCAATAGATGGAATTGCTAAATCAACAATTTCTATTCAAACAACAGAAAATATGCTTAGAAAAATAGAAGGAATGCTTGAAAAAATATCTGAAGTTGATGGAGTAAAAGATATTAGAATAATTGGAAGCAATTAAAAGAAAATTTTTGGAGGAGTAAAGATGAAAATCGATGTAAAAACTATAAAAGAATTAGCTGAAAATTTAGATAAATATAAGCTAAATGAAATTGCAGTTGAAAGTGAAGGTGTAAAACTTACACTAAAAAAAGAAAAACCAATGAAAAATATTGAGGTAATTCAACCCCAACAGATTATTCCTCAAGTATTGGTAGAGGGAGATGCACCTGCTGCAGAAGAACAAGAAGAGGAGAGTTTAAACTGTGAATATATTACAGCTCCTATGGTAGGAACTTTCTATACTTCTTCAGCACCTGGAAATCCAGCTTTTGTAAGAGTTGGAACTGAAGTAGCTCCAGGAGAAACACTTTGCATAATCGAAGCTATGAAACTTTTAAATGAGGTTAAAGCTCATAAAGCATGTAAAATAGTTAAGATTTTAGTTGAAGATGGTCAAGTTGTTAAAAAAGGTGATAAACTATTTGCTATTGAGTAATAGCAATATTGTTTTTTGAAAAGCTATATGATAACATTTAAATATAAATTTGTGTAAAAATAAGGAAGGTGTATGATTAAAATTGGACACGTACCAAAATATTGTACTGTTAATTATTTTAATTTTAATTTCTGGCTTTTTTTCCGCATCGGAAACTGCTCTTACATCATTTAGAAGTATTCATTTGGAAAAGCTAGAAGAGGAAAAAGAATTCAAAAAAGCAGAATTATTAAAAAAATGGTTGAAAAATCCTAATGAGATGTTAACTGGACTTCTTGTGGGAAACAATGTAGTAAATATACTTGCTTCTTCTATAGCAACAGTTGTAACAATGAAGGTTATAGGAGGAAATTCTACTTCTTCTATTGCGATTGCTACTGCAGGAATGACAGTAATTATTCTTATATTTGGAGAGATTACTCCAAAGATAATTGCGAAAAATCAAACTATAAAAGTTGCTGAGATAGTTATTACAGTTATTTATTATCTGACAGTAGTATTGAAACCTCTAATAATAATACTTATGTTTATTTCAAGATTTATAGGTAGAATCTTAGGGATAGATTTGAAGGACAACGAGGCTTTAATGATAACAGAAGATGATATAATATCATTTGTCAATGTTGGGGAAGCTGAAGGAGTTATAGAAGAGGAAGAAAAAGAGATGATTCATTCTATAGTGGCCTTTGGTGAAACAACAGCTAAGGAGGTAATGACTCCTAGAACTTCAATGTTGGCCTTTGAAGGAAATAGAACAATTGACGACGTATGGGATGAATTAATGGAAAATGGATTTTCCAGAATGCCTGTGTATGAAGAAACAATAGATAATATAGTTGGAGTACTATACGTAAAAGATATATTAGGAGCGTTGAAAGATAAGAAAACTGATGTTCCTATTAAAAATTTTGTAAGACCTGGATATTTCGTTCCAGAGACAAAATCCATAACTGAAATTTTACAGGATTTCAGAAGTATGAAAGTTCATATAGCACTGGTTCTTGATGAATATGGTGGGATTGTTGGACTTGTAACAATTGAAGACCTAATTGAAGAGATTACTGGTGAGATAAGGGACGAATTTGATACTGAAGAGGAAGAATTTATTCATAAAATAGATGACAATACCTTTGAAGTTGATGGAATGATAGATATAGAAACATTAGATAAAGAACTTGAAATCAAGCTTCCAGTTTCAGAAGGCTATGAAAGCTTAGGGGGACTTATTATAACAGTGCTAAGAAGGGTAGCAGAACCTGGAGATGAGATTGTTCTAGAGGAAGTTAGATTGAAAGTACTAGAAGTTGATAAGAAAAGAGTTGCAAAAGTATTAGTTGAAAAAAATTATAAAACAGAGGAGTTAAAATCTGAAGAGGAGTAGGTATGAAAAATTTTAAGAGATATTTTTATACAGGGTTGATTGCCTTGCTTCCGATAGTTATAACTGTATATATATTCAACTGGATTGTAAGTATAATGATGTCACTTATAAATCATTCGTTTATTACAATTGTAATCCATGGAATACTTGTAAAATTTGTAGAAGAACAACAGATGGATTTTTATTTTCAGATACTTGTGTATGCAATATCACTGATAACTATGATAGGTGGTACCTGCTTAGTTGGATTAACATTGCAAATTGTGTTTTTTGCCAAGATTATGAAAAAAATTAAACAGCTATTGAGAAGGATACCTCTTATTAAGCAGGTATATTCAACTATAAGCCAGATTATAGATATTACAGTATCAGGAAGTCAAAAATCATTTCAAAAAGCAGTTCTTGTTGAGTATCCAAGAAGAGGAATTTACAGTATTGGATTTTTAACTTCAACAGATAACTTTTTATTGTCAAAATATATAGATACTAAAGAAAAACTTTGCAATATCTTTATTCCAACATCACCTAATCCAACATCTGGTATGTTTATAATAATACCAGCAAGTGATGTAAAGGTTTTGGATATTAAAATAGATGATGCAATAAAACTTATTATTTCTGGTGGAGTTATACTTCCAGAAAAAGAGGAGGATAAAGATATTGAGGAATAGGTTTGGAATTTTTATAGTTTTAGGATGGATTTTAATTTGTTGTGGATGTACTACATTAAAGGAAAATAAGAGAGCTGATTACTCTCTTTTAAAAGGAGTAAATCTTTCTGAACAGGGAGATTTAGAGGGAGCTTTAAGAGAATATGAGAATTCATACAAATTGAATCCTGATAATGCAGTTCTTTTAAAGGAAATGGCATTTATTTACTATAAATTTGCAGACCAGAACAAAGCTGAAGAGCTATGGTTGAAGGCTTTAGCAATATCGCCAAAAGACGATAATGTGATTAAGAATCTCTCATTTTTATACTATGAAAGAGGAGAATATAGCAAGGCTAAAGAGATAATAAAAGAAAGTTATAATCCCAATGCAGATTATTATTTAAAAATAAAAGGTTTAATGGCTCTTAAAGAGAATAATAAAAAAGAAGCTTTGGAGTTATTTGAAAAAATAAGACCTGAAGCTTTTGATACAGGAACATATTTAGAGTATTTAACTCTTGGAGAAGAGTACTATACAACAAGAGATTTGTATAATATGCTAAAAAAAGGAGAGCTTCTTTTTGGTAGCAACAAAGAGTATGTTCTTGCTAATGCTAAAATATTAACTGAAAGATTAAAAGGGTATGATGAAGCTGAAAAAATACTGCTTAAATACATAATGGAAAAAGGAAACGATAGAGATATTTTAATGATGCTTTCTGATATTTATATGGAAAGTGGTAATGAAGAAAAAGCCAAGGATACTCTTTTATTAATAACAGATAAAGATAACTTACTTTAAAAGTATAATATAAAACTAAGGGAATGGAGTGAAGTATTATGGATTTGAAAAAATATGTAACTAGTATAAAAGACTTTCCAAAAGAAGGAATTATATTCAGAGATATAACAACTCTTATGAATGATGGAGACGCATACAAATATGCAACTGAACAGATAGTTAAGTTTGCAAAAGATAAAAATGTTGATTTGGTAGTTGGCCCAGAGGCTAGAGGATTTATTTTTGGATGTCCAGTTTCTTATGCACTTGGAATTGGATTTGTACCAGTAAGAAAACCTCATAAATTACCAAGAGAAGTAATTGAATACTCATATGATTTAGAATATGGTTCTAACACATTATGCATGCACAAAGATGCAATTAAACCAGGGCAAAGAGTACTTATTGTAGATGATTTATTAGCAACTGGTGGAACAATGGAAGCTACAATAAAATTGGTTGAAGAATTGGGTGGAATCGTAGAAGGACTTGCATTTTTAATAGAACTGGAAGAACTTAAAGGAAGAGAAAAATTAAAGGATTATCCAGTTTTAACATTGATGAAATATTAAGAATAAAAGCTGACTAAGATTTGACTGCCCTTGGATTTTAGTCGGTTTTTTAAAATATGAAGACAGGAAGAGGAGTTTTATGAATTATTGGGAAGAGATAGTAAAAGAGATTGAAAAAAACAACTTGAAAGTGGACATGGAAAAAATAAAACTTGCCTTTTATTTCGCTGAGGAATGTCATGAAGGGCAGTATAGAAAATCTGGTGAAGACTATATCATGCACCCTGTTGAAGTTGTTAAGATATTAATTGATATGAAAATGGATACAGATACCATTGTAGCAGGGATTTTACACGATATAGTTGAAGATACTCTTATAACCCTTGCAGATATCAAATATAACTTTGGAGAAACTGTTGCAACCCTTGTAGATGGTGTTACAAAGCTTAAAACACTTCCAAATGGAACAAAGAAGCAGGATGAAAATATAAGAAAAATGATTCTTGCTATGGCACAGAACTTAAGAGTTATAATAATAAAATTAGCAGATAGACTACATAATATGAGAACTATGAAGTATATGAAGCCTGAAAAGCAGATATCAATATCTCAAGAAACATTGGATATATATGCTCCATTAGCTCATAGACTTGGTATTGCAAAAATAAAGTGGGAACTTGAAGATTTGGCTTTAAGATATCTTAAACCAAAGGAATATGCGTATATTAAATCTCTTATTGATGAGAAAAAAGATGAGAGAAGAGAATATATTGAGAGTTTTATAAAAACTATTGTAGCACTTTTACATGAAACTGGAATAAAAGGAAATGTAAAGGGAAGATTTAAACATTTCTA
This genomic stretch from Fusobacterium sp. DD2 harbors:
- a CDS encoding PTS sugar transporter subunit IIA produces the protein MINMVKITDYMSEDLISLNLKSKTKAEVLIELSKLMEKSPNIEEGDDVVYTALVDREKIGSTGIGKGVAIPHAKTEGAKGLTIAFGISRDKIDFNSMDEEDVNIFFVFASPNKDSQVYLKVLARISRLIREESFRQGLLNCKSAREVIDYIDKKESE
- the nrdR gene encoding transcriptional regulator NrdR gives rise to the protein MKCPFCNSEDTKVVDSRSFMDGYSIKRRRECINCQKRFTTYEKVEEIPLYIVKKDKRREKFDRNKLLRGLTAATIKRNISREELETFVLEIEKSIQNSLRNEISTKELGEIVMEKLLHTDQVAYVRFVSVYKEFNDIKSFIEIVEKISDNKDKEMEEKQE
- the fmt gene encoding methionyl-tRNA formyltransferase gives rise to the protein MRILFMGTPEFAVPCFDVLNKEYGIIGAFTKIDKPNMRGKKIKYTPVKEYALGNNIPIYQPNTLKSKETQDLIKELNPDLIVVVAYGKILPKEIIDIPKYGVINVHSSLLPKYRGAAPINAALIHGEEETGVSIMYIAEELDAGDVILTKKTKITDEDNFESLHDRLQALGAEGLLEAVKLIEKGEAPREVQDHSKATFVKPFSKEDCRIDWNKTEREIFNFVRGMDPLPTAFSMSNDKLFKIYAVKENHKVYENGVPGEVVDRIKKQGVVVKTGDGSVILTQVKPENKKILTGVDIMNGNVIKVGDKFN
- the folD gene encoding bifunctional methylenetetrahydrofolate dehydrogenase/methenyltetrahydrofolate cyclohydrolase FolD, which codes for MTILDGKNLAKKIRNEVKEETALLMEKTGKKPGLAIVLVGDDPASKIYVNSKIKGCKEIGFESFAHFLPGNTSEEELLDTIDKLNRDDNVNGILVQLPLPDHINEKKVIAKIALEKDVDGFKPENLGMLFLNDKASIHSCTPAGILRLLDEYNIDLKGKDAVIVGRSNIVGKPLAGLFINRSATVTVCNSKTKDLKEKTKNADVVVMAVGKAKLLTEDMVKDGAVIVDVGINRTENGIVGDVDFENVAPKCSFITPVPGGVGPMTVAMLFHNTLKAFKNINNIE
- a CDS encoding ACT domain-containing protein, with amino-acid sequence MKKEEKREYYIVDKRILPNSIQSVIKVNDLVQHTNISKYEAIKKVGISRSTYYKYKDYIKPFFESGKEKVFNIHMSLIDKPGILAKILNIIAGEDMNILTILQNIAIDGIAKSTISIQTTENMLRKIEGMLEKISEVDGVKDIRIIGSN
- the accB gene encoding acetyl-CoA carboxylase biotin carboxyl carrier protein; the protein is MKIDVKTIKELAENLDKYKLNEIAVESEGVKLTLKKEKPMKNIEVIQPQQIIPQVLVEGDAPAAEEQEEESLNCEYITAPMVGTFYTSSAPGNPAFVRVGTEVAPGETLCIIEAMKLLNEVKAHKACKIVKILVEDGQVVKKGDKLFAIE
- a CDS encoding hemolysin family protein; this translates as MDTYQNIVLLIILILISGFFSASETALTSFRSIHLEKLEEEKEFKKAELLKKWLKNPNEMLTGLLVGNNVVNILASSIATVVTMKVIGGNSTSSIAIATAGMTVIILIFGEITPKIIAKNQTIKVAEIVITVIYYLTVVLKPLIIILMFISRFIGRILGIDLKDNEALMITEDDIISFVNVGEAEGVIEEEEKEMIHSIVAFGETTAKEVMTPRTSMLAFEGNRTIDDVWDELMENGFSRMPVYEETIDNIVGVLYVKDILGALKDKKTDVPIKNFVRPGYFVPETKSITEILQDFRSMKVHIALVLDEYGGIVGLVTIEDLIEEITGEIRDEFDTEEEEFIHKIDDNTFEVDGMIDIETLDKELEIKLPVSEGYESLGGLIITVLRRVAEPGDEIVLEEVRLKVLEVDKKRVAKVLVEKNYKTEELKSEEE
- a CDS encoding DUF502 domain-containing protein; amino-acid sequence: MKNFKRYFYTGLIALLPIVITVYIFNWIVSIMMSLINHSFITIVIHGILVKFVEEQQMDFYFQILVYAISLITMIGGTCLVGLTLQIVFFAKIMKKIKQLLRRIPLIKQVYSTISQIIDITVSGSQKSFQKAVLVEYPRRGIYSIGFLTSTDNFLLSKYIDTKEKLCNIFIPTSPNPTSGMFIIIPASDVKVLDIKIDDAIKLIISGGVILPEKEEDKDIEE
- a CDS encoding adenine phosphoribosyltransferase; its protein translation is MDLKKYVTSIKDFPKEGIIFRDITTLMNDGDAYKYATEQIVKFAKDKNVDLVVGPEARGFIFGCPVSYALGIGFVPVRKPHKLPREVIEYSYDLEYGSNTLCMHKDAIKPGQRVLIVDDLLATGGTMEATIKLVEELGGIVEGLAFLIELEELKGREKLKDYPVLTLMKY